GGCGGCATAGGCCGTGGTCACGCTGGCGGCGTAATCGGGCTGATCGAGATCCCCGTCGAGCGTACCCCATAACCGGCGCATGGCCGCAATCCGCGCCGCCGGATCGGTCGCGACATAGGCCTCGCGCAGCAGCCTCGCGCGGTTGGCGGAATCCCCCGTGATCGCGTTGTCGGCATAGATCTGGCTGTAAAGGTCGATCATCGCCTGCGACGAGAATACCCCATCGCGCGCCGCCCGTTCGGCGTAGGTAAGCCGCTGCGCCAGAGGAACTGCGGCCGTTATCGCCCCGCTGCGAGAATAATAGGCCGCCGGGTCCTCGATCAGGTCATCGGGCACCGGCTCGCCGACCGCGTTGGCGAGCGAAAATCGCCATGGGTTGAGCTCCTCTACTCCGTCCCATTCGATTTCGACCGCGCCGCGTCCGCGCCCCGCTGCTCCGGCATAGCGCTGGGCCAGAAGGATATCGATCGGCGGTGCGATCTCGTCGCTCAGCGCGCGGTTCAATTGCGACGCTGCGAGCGCGCCCTCGCCCGCGTAAGCGTTGCAGATCGCCTGCATCATCGCCCATTGAGCGTCTTCGCGGCGCGATCCCTGCAAGCGCACCGCGGGGCAGGCTCCGACGAAATCCGCTGCGGCGATATAGGCGGTCAGCGCTTCGTCGGTCAGCGCGTCGTTCCAGTTGCCGGTGTCGACATCCTGCGCCAGCCGACGCGCCACCGCGTATTCGCCAATCCGGTTGAGCACGCCCGTGCGCAGCGCCGCGAATTCTACCGGGTTCATCCCTTGCGGCGCGGCAAGGCGGCTGGCCAGTGCCCGGCGCAACAGAATATGGCCCCAGCGCGACACGACCGGCCCCTTGGTTCCGGAAAGCGCGGCGCGGACCAGCGACGCAGGCTGTTTCGCCAGCGATCCGGTCGGCAGGCCGCTTTCGGACGGTGCCAGAACCCCGACCTGTTTGAGCGAACGCCGCGCAGCCGGCGGAATATCGAAACGCGGCTTCAGTCCGAGCAGATCGTCGAGTTCGTCGGTCGACATCGATTCGAGCTGTTCGAGCGACGGCAGGCGGGAGAGCTCCTGGCTCGATACCTGCGGAACCGGTGGCAGGTTGCCCGGATCGGGCGCGGTCCCGGGCAGTACAGTGCCCGGCTGAACGCTGGGAGCGGCAGGCGAGCCCGGAGTGGAAGGTGGCGCGGCAGTGGCGCGCGGCGCCGGCGTCGGCGAAGGGGCTGGTGCCGGATCGTCGAACCCCGGCGGCAGAATCGATTCGGGTGCCTGCTGCGCGGTCAGCGAGCCGGTCGCGAAGGCTCCCGTCAACGCACCCGTCAGACCGACGGTCGCCGCCGTTGCCAGCCACATCCTGCGACGCATCAGCTGTTCCCCTGCACTTCGAGCGGTTGCACAATCGGGTGGATCGGCTCCTCCCCGCCATCGATCCACGCCAGCGCAAGCACGGCCAGCAACGCAGCTGCCGCGTAGTAGGGCAGGCGACGACGCAGCCCGGCCAGATAGGTCGATGACCCCGAGAGTAAACCGGGCTTCGAGGCGGTCTGCAATGATTGGCGCAATTGAGACATGTTGCGCGCGCTCTAGCCCATCTATAGGCCATGCGGCAATGACCGAGCAGGCCCTATCGAACGATGCCGAAATCGCCCGCATGGCACGGCGGATAACCCGTCCGATCGTGCTGGTCGGATTGATGGGTGCGGGCAAATCGACCGTCGGCAGGCGACTGGCGACAATGCTGGGTCGCGACTTCATCGATGCCGACGATGCGATCGAAGAGGCCGCGCAGCGCAGCGTCGGGGAGATGTTCGAGGAATTCGGCGAGGCCTATTTCCGCGACGGCGAGCGCCGCGTGATCGCGCGGCTGATGGAAGAGAACAGCGGCGTCATCGCGACCGGTGGCGGCGCGTTCGTCGATCCCGAGACGCGCGCGCTCATCCTGGAACAGGCCATCGCGGTGTGGATCGATTGCGATATCGACACTCTGGTCGAGCGCACTTCGCGGCGCGACACCCGCCCGTTGCTCAAGAACGGCGATCCCAAGGCGATCCTGACGAAGCTTTTCAACGACCGCAGCGAATACTACGCGCAGGCTCATGTGCGGGTGCTGAGCGAGGACGGTCCGCATGCCGACACCGCGCGAGCGATTATCGAGGCGATCGACCGATGGATGTGATCCGCGTAGCGCTGGCAGGGCGTGGATACGATGTGACGATCGAGCCGGGGCTGCTCGGCGACCTTTCTCGCAAGGCCGAGACGTCTCTTGCTTCGTATCGCGAGGGGCGAAAGATCCCGTTCGTCGCGGATTCAAACACGCATCAGCAATTCGGCGAGAGCGTCGATGCCACCTTGCGCTCGAGCGGCTACCGGGCCGAATGGTTCGTGGTCGAACCCGGCGAAGGCGCGAAATCGTGGCCGGTGCTCGAGAGGCTTACCGACTGGCTGCTCGATCTCGGCGTGACCCGCAGCGATCACGTCTTTGCACTGGGCGGAGGGGTGGTCGGCGATCTCACCGGCTTCGCCTGCGCAGTGACCAAACGCGGCTGCGGTTTCGTGCAGATTCCCACGACGCTGCTGGCGCAGGTCGATAGTTCCGTCGGCGGGAAGACCGCGATCAACACGCGCGCGGGCAAGAACCTGATCGGGGCTTTCCACCAGCCGTCCGCCGTGCTGATCGACCCGCAGGTGCTCGATACCCTGCCCGATCGCGAGATGCGTGCGGGCTATGCCGAGGTGCTCAAATACGGCCTGCTCGGCGACGCGGAGTTCTTCGCCTGGCTCGAAGCCAGCGGCGACAAGGTGCTGGCGCGCGAGCCGGAAGCGCTTGCTCACGCCATCGCCACCAGCATTCGCGCCAAGGCGCGCATCGTTGCCGAGGACGAACGGGAGACCAGCGGGGTGCGCGCGCTGCTCAATCTCGGGCACACGTTCGGGCATGCGCTGGAAGCCGAGACCGGCTTTTCCGACCGGCTGCTGCACGGCGAAGCGGTCGCGCTCGGCATGGTTCTGGCGGCACGCTATTCGGCGCGACGGGGGGAGATGCCGGCGGAGGAAGCGGAACGGGCAGCGCACGCCATTGCGGCGGCCGGCCTGCCCTCCGAAATCAGCGGACTGTCGCTGGATTGCGACGGGCGGCAGCTTGCCGATCACATGCGGCACGACAAGAAGATGGAGGGCGGCACCCTGCCGTTCCTGCTGCTCAAGGCGATCGGCACCGCGTATCTCGCGCGCGATGTGGAATTCGCCGATATTGCCGCATTTCTCGATCAGGAATTGCAGCGCAGCGAGACAGTTTCGGCGTGACCCGCTTCGTCGATCTTTCGATACCGATCACCAACGATGTCGTGTCCGACCCGGAGGTGATGCGGCCGAAAATCGAATACATGACTCACGAAGATACGTGGGCGCAGATTGCGATGTTTTTCCCGGGTCTCGAAAAGGACGACCTGCCCGATGGCGAAGGATGGGCAGTCGAGAAGGTCGAACTGGCAACGCATAACGGCACCCACATGGACGCGCCGTGGCACTATCATTCGACCACGGACGAAGGCGCCTCTCCCGCCCCGAGCATCGACGAAGCGCCACTCGACCTGTTCTTTCGCCCTGGCGTGAAGCTCGATTTCTCGCACCTGCCCCATGGCCACGTCGTCAGCGCTGCCGAACTCGAGGAAGCATTCGCCGCAATCGAGTACGATCTCCAGCCGCTCGATATCGTGCTGATCCAGTCGGGCGCGGTCTATGGTACCGACAATTTCATCGATCAGGGTGTCGGGCTGGGCGCGGAGGCGACCCTGTGGCTTACCGAGCGCGGCGTGCAGGTCGTGGGAACCGATGCGTGGAGCTGGGACGCGCCGTTCAGCCACACGGCAAGACGATGGGCCGAAACGCGCGATCCCGCGATCATCTGGGAAGGCCACAAGGCCGGCCGCATCCGCCCGTATTACCAGATCGAGAAACTCACCAATCTCGAAAGCCTGCCACCGCACGGCTTCATGTTCAGCTGCTTTCCGGTGAAGATCGAACGCGCCAGCGCGGGCTGGATCAGGGCGGTGGCGATGGTCGAGGCGTGAGCGGCAAAGTCATCATCCTGAACGGCGTCAGCAGCGCCGGCAAATCGACACTGGCCCGCGCCATCCAGCAGCAATCAAGCGCGACATTTCTGCATGTGGAAATGGACGCGTTCATCGCTTTCCTCCCGAACGGTCACGAATTCAGACCTGACTGGTTCAAGCTGGAAACAATCGCGACGGAGTTCGGCGAGCTGCCGCGGATTTCGAATGGCCCGCGCGGTGCTGCGCTTCTCGGCGTGATGCGAACTTTCGTGATCGACGCAGCCGGTAAGGGGCTGGATCTGGTTGTCGATGAAGTCTGTCATGCGCCTGAAGCAAACCAATACCGCAGCGGCTTGCCGGCCAGCCATTCCCGGTTCGTCAAGGTTTCCGCGCCGATCGAGATTATCGAGAAGCGCGAGAAAGCGCGGGGTGATCGACTGATCGGGCTCGCACGCGAGCAGTCCGCTCACCTGCACGAAGGGATTGATTACGATATTGAAATCGACACGAGCACCGCAAGTCCGAGCGAGCTTGCTGCTCAGGTGCTGAGGACCATGGGCGGCTGAACTAAACCGCCGGTCTGGTCGGCAGCTTCGACACCTTGCCGCCGACTTCGGTCAGATCGGCTGACTTTGCCGCTTCGTAATCCGCCATCATCTCGTCATGCTCGATGAATAGCTGTTCGATTTCCGCGCGCCGCTCGATCAGTTTCTGCGCAATCCCGGGTGCGAGGCTTTCGCCCTCGCCGATCTGGCCGAGCACCGATGCAATATCGCTGGCTGTCGCTTCGCGCGGGGTCTTGAAGAAGTGCCCCTTGCGATCGAAGTACCCTGTGCCTTTCCTGGCCATTACAATTTCCCCAGAGGGTCGCGGGCGCGGACAATACCGACTCGCTGACCCAATTGTCGCCAAAACAGTCGGAATAGACCACCCCGTTAACGACGTTCCGCTGGAAAACGCTCAAATTGACGCGGAATTACAAAGGCTTTGGAATATTGCGTTCTCGCGGAAAAATCTTGTTACGCAGTGAAGTCGATTAAGTTCGTCGCACGATATTTCCGGCAATCGCCGCGTGCCCTACTCGAGCTCGAGAATCACCGCATCGACCGCCAGGCTTTCGCCCTCGGCTGCGTTGATCGAAGCGATCGTGCCTTCCTTTTCGGCGCGCAGGATGTTCTCCATCTTCATCGCCTCTACCGTTGCCAGCGGCTGGCCGGGCTGCACCGCGTCGCCCTCGGCCACGTGCAGCTTCACCAGCATCCCGGGCATCGGGCAGATCAGCATCCTGGAAAGATCGGGCGGTATCTTCTCGATCATGTGTGCGGTGAGCGGTGCGATATCGCCGGGCAGGACCAGCGCTTCGTGCGACGCACCGCGCGTGGTGATCCGCCAACGCACGCCGATCCGCTCGATCTGGACTGTCATTGTGTTGTCGCCGGTAACCTGCGCTAAGCGGTTTCCGACTTCCCAGTCCCAGGTGCCGCGCACGCTCTCGCCATCGACGATCGCCCCGCCCTCTTCAAGCAGGACGTCGAAATCGCGTGCGCCGATCCGCACCATCCAGCGCGAGGGCGGATTGTCGGTGCCGTTGAGCTGGCCGGATATCTGTCGCGCGCGCACCTGTTCGGTGAACTCGGCCCCTGCAAACAGCGCGGCGAGCTGGCGCAGCCAGGCATCGTCGGCCGGCGCACCGGTAAAGCCGTCGGGATACTCCTCTGCGATGAAGCCCGTGGTGAGCTCGCCCGAACGGAACCGCTCATGCTGCATGATCGCGCTGAGGAAATCGACGTTGTGGCCGAGGCCCTTGATCCGGAACCGGTCGAGCGCCTCGATCTGCAGGTCGGCGGCCTCGTCGCGCGTGGGTGCCCAAGTGATCAGCTTGGCGATCATCGGATCGTAGAACATCGAGACTTCGCCGCCTTCGAAGACGCCATCGTCGACCCGCACGCCATCGACGCCGCGCCGCCCGTTGGCGCTGCCATCGTTGGTCCAGCCTGCGAGCGGCGGTTCGTATTCGACCAGCCTGCCGGTGGAGGGCAGGAACCCGCGATAGGGGTCCTCGGCATAGACGCGGTTTTCGATCGACCAGCCGTCGATCCCGATATCCTCCTGCGTCATTTCCAGCTTTTCGCCGGCGGCAACGCGGATCATCTGTTCGACCAGATCGACGCCGGTGATCGCCTCGGTCACGGGATGCTCGACCTGCAGACGCGTATTCATCTCGAGGAAGTAGAAGCTTTCGCCGGTCGGGTCCGCGCCGCTGACGATCAGCTCGACCGTGCCCGCCGAATGGTAATCCACCGCCCGTGCCAGCGCGACGCACTGCTCGCCCATCGCCTTGCGCATTTTTGGCGTCACAAAAGGAGACGGCGCTTCCTCGACAACCTTCTGGTGCCG
The Erythrobacter sp. JK5 DNA segment above includes these coding regions:
- the aroB gene encoding 3-dehydroquinate synthase — translated: MDVIRVALAGRGYDVTIEPGLLGDLSRKAETSLASYREGRKIPFVADSNTHQQFGESVDATLRSSGYRAEWFVVEPGEGAKSWPVLERLTDWLLDLGVTRSDHVFALGGGVVGDLTGFACAVTKRGCGFVQIPTTLLAQVDSSVGGKTAINTRAGKNLIGAFHQPSAVLIDPQVLDTLPDREMRAGYAEVLKYGLLGDAEFFAWLEASGDKVLAREPEALAHAIATSIRAKARIVAEDERETSGVRALLNLGHTFGHALEAETGFSDRLLHGEAVALGMVLAARYSARRGEMPAEEAERAAHAIAAAGLPSEISGLSLDCDGRQLADHMRHDKKMEGGTLPFLLLKAIGTAYLARDVEFADIAAFLDQELQRSETVSA
- a CDS encoding shikimate kinase translates to MTEQALSNDAEIARMARRITRPIVLVGLMGAGKSTVGRRLATMLGRDFIDADDAIEEAAQRSVGEMFEEFGEAYFRDGERRVIARLMEENSGVIATGGGAFVDPETRALILEQAIAVWIDCDIDTLVERTSRRDTRPLLKNGDPKAILTKLFNDRSEYYAQAHVRVLSEDGPHADTARAIIEAIDRWM
- a CDS encoding chloramphenicol phosphotransferase CPT family protein; protein product: MSGKVIILNGVSSAGKSTLARAIQQQSSATFLHVEMDAFIAFLPNGHEFRPDWFKLETIATEFGELPRISNGPRGAALLGVMRTFVIDAAGKGLDLVVDEVCHAPEANQYRSGLPASHSRFVKVSAPIEIIEKREKARGDRLIGLAREQSAHLHEGIDYDIEIDTSTASPSELAAQVLRTMGG
- a CDS encoding cyclase family protein, which codes for MTRFVDLSIPITNDVVSDPEVMRPKIEYMTHEDTWAQIAMFFPGLEKDDLPDGEGWAVEKVELATHNGTHMDAPWHYHSTTDEGASPAPSIDEAPLDLFFRPGVKLDFSHLPHGHVVSAAELEEAFAAIEYDLQPLDIVLIQSGAVYGTDNFIDQGVGLGAEATLWLTERGVQVVGTDAWSWDAPFSHTARRWAETRDPAIIWEGHKAGRIRPYYQIEKLTNLESLPPHGFMFSCFPVKIERASAGWIRAVAMVEA
- a CDS encoding acetyl/propionyl/methylcrotonyl-CoA carboxylase subunit alpha, coding for MFSKILIANRGEIACRVITTAQKMGIATVAVYSDADRHAPFVRMADEAVHIGPPPAAESYLLPEKIIAACKETGAEAVHPGYGFLSERASFVEALEKEGIAFIGPPPGAIAAMGDKIESKKLAKEAGVNVVPGFVGEIRDTDHAVEIANEITYPVMMKASAGGGGKGMRLAYSEKDVREGFEATKREGLNSFGDDRVLIEKFIENPRHIEIQILGDKHGNILYLNERECSIQRRHQKVVEEAPSPFVTPKMRKAMGEQCVALARAVDYHSAGTVELIVSGADPTGESFYFLEMNTRLQVEHPVTEAITGVDLVEQMIRVAAGEKLEMTQEDIGIDGWSIENRVYAEDPYRGFLPSTGRLVEYEPPLAGWTNDGSANGRRGVDGVRVDDGVFEGGEVSMFYDPMIAKLITWAPTRDEAADLQIEALDRFRIKGLGHNVDFLSAIMQHERFRSGELTTGFIAEEYPDGFTGAPADDAWLRQLAALFAGAEFTEQVRARQISGQLNGTDNPPSRWMVRIGARDFDVLLEEGGAIVDGESVRGTWDWEVGNRLAQVTGDNTMTVQIERIGVRWRITTRGASHEALVLPGDIAPLTAHMIEKIPPDLSRMLICPMPGMLVKLHVAEGDAVQPGQPLATVEAMKMENILRAEKEGTIASINAAEGESLAVDAVILELE